Proteins encoded in a region of the Pelmatolapia mariae isolate MD_Pm_ZW linkage group LG6, Pm_UMD_F_2, whole genome shotgun sequence genome:
- the LOC134628881 gene encoding serine protease 1-like: MAHLKFLLLLLFVGFTLCTEVDLHKRIFHDHNCEKNDRLYHVKITATNRTHDSLCGGSLIHREWVLTAAHCWKDQPGWNMSAYVGIHPGPGRMARIIDHKIFEDQTGKHDIMLLKIDPPENDIKPVVLPKCTRRKKLDVIQIAGLGRYTVDVNYNKLRGEPPHLQCAKMHVVECGLNLHPCDSTLLWPNGNTMCHKEPRVDVCQGDSGGGVIAKNNKIHGVYVGGYKCACTGPAISLKVCSYIGWINQVITRSNGK; encoded by the exons ATGGCTCACCTGAAGTTCCTCCTACTCCTCCTGTTTGTTG GTTTCACATTGTGCACAGAGGTGGATTTGCACAAGAGAATCTTTCACGACCATAACTGTGAGAAAAATGATCGTCTGTATCATGTGAAAATAACTGCAACCAATCGAACACATGATTCTCTATGTGGCGGCTCTCTGATCCACAGAGAGTGGGTTCTAACTGCAGCTCACTGTTGGAAAGATCAACCTGGATG GAATATGTCTGCATATGTAGGAATTCATCCAGGTCCAGGAAGAATGGCGAGAATTATTGATCACAAAATCTTTGAGGAccaaacaggaaaacatgacaTCATGCTTCTGAAAATCGACCCACCTGAGAATGATATTAAGCCTGTTGTCTTACCTAAATGTACACGTCGTAAAAA gCTGGATGTCATTCAGATTGCAGGCCTTGGTCGTTATACGGTTGATGTAAACTACAACAAAC TCCGTGGTGAACCGCCTCATCTCCAGTGTGCAAAGATGCATGTTGTTGAGTGTGGGCTTAACCTCCATCCATGTGATTCAACATTATTATGGCCAAATGGAAACACGATGTGTCACAAAGAACCTCGAGTGGACGTATGTCAG GGTGATTCTGGTGGTGGAGTGATAGCCAAAAACAACAAGATTCATGGTGTGTATGTTGGTGGTTATAAATGTGCCTGTACCGGACCAGCTATTTCTCTGAAGGTCTGCTCTTACATTGGTTGGATAAATCAAGTCATTACACGGAGtaatggaaaataa